Proteins encoded together in one Candidatus Lariskella endosymbiont of Epinotia ramella window:
- a CDS encoding outer membrane protein — protein sequence MKVKNLFISLIGFACVSEAYAASQHITNNINYKNLYVSGETGISIPSFSKDDSNNEEYYKGAKPKVGIPFGAEVGYRFSNDLRVGLNISYRSHKINQDVEFDSKDKEGKDSKDKANVNQKFSSTLFMLNGKYSICDFYGVKPYVMAGIGMNYAVNGAYTKNSTADDGSVVSDKYAGQNKMKFAWNIGVGIEKELGNNFVLGLGYRFIDLGKRETSGEKTVLGAAGLIEKYDNVTPISASLKAHEITLGITYNF from the coding sequence ATGAAAGTTAAAAATTTATTTATTTCATTAATAGGATTTGCATGCGTTTCAGAAGCATATGCTGCCTCACAACATATAACAAATAACATCAATTATAAAAATTTATATGTATCTGGAGAAACGGGAATCTCTATTCCATCATTCTCTAAAGATGACTCAAATAATGAAGAATATTATAAAGGTGCCAAACCAAAAGTTGGAATCCCATTTGGAGCTGAAGTAGGTTATAGGTTTTCTAATGACTTAAGAGTTGGTCTTAATATATCATATAGATCGCATAAGATTAATCAGGATGTAGAATTTGATTCTAAGGATAAAGAAGGAAAAGATAGCAAAGATAAAGCAAATGTGAATCAGAAATTTAGCAGTACACTATTTATGCTAAATGGCAAATATAGCATTTGTGATTTTTATGGAGTGAAGCCATATGTGATGGCTGGAATTGGCATGAATTATGCTGTTAATGGCGCATATACGAAGAATAGCACTGCAGATGATGGCAGCGTAGTATCAGATAAATACGCTGGTCAAAACAAAATGAAGTTTGCTTGGAATATAGGTGTAGGAATAGAAAAAGAACTTGGAAACAATTTCGTGCTTGGCCTTGGATATCGCTTCATTGATCTTGGTAAAAGAGAAACAAGTGGTGAGAAAACAGTATTAGGAGCAGCAGGATTAATTGAGAAATATGATAACGTCACTCCTATTTCTGCATCTTTAAAAGCGCATGAAATCACACTTGGCATCACTTACAATTTCTAA
- a CDS encoding UbiD family decarboxylase: MNKEKVYESLSDFVAKLEKEGLLVRVKEEVSTILEITEIHHRLIEKKGPAVLFENVISENGKSTMPVLVNLFGTKERIAMALGIKENELSKIGEKLAFLKQPEPPSDLKEAFKMLPILKEVLVMKPKVIKNPPCQAIQYLGDDVDLNILPVQTCWPQEPAPLITWPMVITRGFLGQKDDCYNVGIYRMQVLSKNKTLMRWLKHRGGAEHHRRWSASGSEKMPAAAVIGCDPSTMLAAVTPVPDGISEYEFAGLFRKKKLELTECITVPILVPAHAEIVIEGYVSFDEYGDEGPYGDHTGYYNSVEKFPVFEVTCITTRKSPIYLSTFTGRPPDEPSVLGEALNEIFLPLIRQQFPEIVDFWLPPEGCSYRIAVVSIKKSYPAHAKRVMMGVWSFLRQFTYTKFIIVVDHYINARSWPDIMWAISTKMDFQRDVLNVSNTPIDYLDFASIEPEIGGKMGFDATDKIYPETKREWGRLINMSDDIKEIVTQKWNKYGF, translated from the coding sequence ATGAATAAGGAAAAAGTTTATGAATCTTTATCTGATTTTGTTGCAAAACTTGAAAAAGAAGGGTTGCTTGTTAGGGTTAAAGAAGAAGTAAGTACTATTTTAGAGATCACAGAAATTCATCATAGGTTGATAGAAAAAAAAGGACCTGCAGTTTTGTTTGAAAATGTGATATCGGAAAATGGAAAAAGTACTATGCCAGTGCTTGTAAATTTGTTTGGTACAAAGGAGCGTATTGCAATGGCTCTTGGCATTAAAGAAAATGAGTTATCAAAGATAGGTGAAAAACTAGCATTTCTTAAGCAACCAGAGCCGCCAAGCGATTTGAAAGAGGCATTTAAAATGCTTCCTATACTAAAGGAAGTGCTTGTAATGAAGCCAAAAGTGATAAAGAACCCTCCGTGTCAGGCAATACAATATTTAGGAGATGATGTAGATTTAAATATTTTACCGGTACAAACTTGCTGGCCTCAAGAACCAGCACCACTTATAACATGGCCAATGGTTATTACTAGAGGGTTCTTAGGTCAAAAAGATGATTGTTATAATGTTGGCATCTATAGAATGCAGGTGTTATCCAAGAATAAAACACTGATGCGTTGGTTAAAACATAGGGGTGGTGCAGAACATCACAGAAGGTGGTCTGCTTCTGGCTCTGAAAAAATGCCGGCTGCGGCTGTTATAGGGTGTGACCCATCTACAATGCTAGCAGCTGTTACACCAGTTCCGGACGGAATTTCAGAGTACGAATTTGCAGGACTATTTCGAAAGAAAAAATTAGAGCTTACCGAATGCATTACTGTGCCAATTCTAGTACCAGCACATGCTGAAATTGTCATAGAAGGATATGTGAGCTTTGACGAATATGGTGATGAAGGTCCATATGGAGACCACACTGGGTATTATAATTCAGTCGAAAAATTCCCAGTTTTTGAAGTAACATGTATAACAACTCGTAAATCACCAATCTATCTCTCAACGTTTACTGGGCGGCCACCTGATGAACCTTCTGTTCTTGGTGAGGCGTTAAATGAAATTTTTTTACCGCTAATTCGACAACAATTTCCAGAAATAGTAGATTTTTGGCTCCCTCCTGAAGGTTGCTCTTATAGAATAGCAGTAGTATCAATTAAAAAATCATATCCAGCTCATGCGAAAAGAGTGATGATGGGCGTTTGGTCTTTTTTGCGACAATTTACATATACAAAATTTATAATAGTTGTTGATCATTATATTAATGCAAGAAGCTGGCCAGACATCATGTGGGCAATATCTACTAAAATGGATTTTCAAAGAGATGTATTAAATGTGTCGAATACTCCGATAGACTATCTTGATTTTGCATCAATAGAGCCGGAAATAGGTGGAAAGATGGGTTTTGATGCAACTGATAAAATTTACCCAGAAACAAAAAGAGAATGGGGCCGCCTAATAAATATGAGTGACGATATCAAAGAAATTGTTACTCAAAAGTGGAATAAGTATGGATTTTGA
- the trxA gene encoding thioredoxin: protein MTEVLKDELFESEVTNFDGYVLIDFWANWCGPCKQLSPIIDEIYSELKDRVKVFKMDIDSNTITPSKLGVRSIPTLMLFKAGKHLSTKIGSLPKDSILSWIEDEIS from the coding sequence ATGACAGAAGTTTTAAAAGATGAATTATTTGAATCTGAGGTCACTAATTTTGATGGTTATGTACTGATAGATTTTTGGGCAAATTGGTGTGGTCCTTGCAAGCAGCTTTCTCCGATAATAGATGAAATATATTCTGAGCTAAAAGATAGAGTGAAAGTTTTTAAGATGGATATAGATAGCAATACTATTACACCATCTAAGCTTGGAGTGCGCAGTATTCCTACTCTAATGCTTTTTAAAGCTGGTAAGCATTTATCAACAAAAATAGGGTCATTGCCAAAGGATTCAATACTCTCTTGGATAGAGGATGAGATTTCCTGA
- the rlmB gene encoding 23S rRNA (guanosine(2251)-2'-O)-methyltransferase RlmB yields MRKGNSAYWLYGRHSVISALENSSRVCKRLIGTKSALEELKSTAEFKHKVSAEVMTHQAICKVTGLHDAVHQGIALFVETLCQPSIDELLKRVDTKKTSCVVILDQVTDPNNVGAIIRSALAFSVDAIIAPQNQAAKESSALVKASSGAFEKVSMIDVVNLASAIKQLKSSGYWVIGLSGNAKEDLSSFQKYFDGKIAIVLGSEGSGMRRLTSENCDLLAKITISSEMESLNISCAAAIALYEISRFDTANK; encoded by the coding sequence ATGCGCAAGGGAAATAGTGCTTATTGGCTCTATGGAAGACATAGCGTCATCTCTGCTCTAGAAAATAGCAGCAGAGTTTGCAAGAGGTTGATAGGCACAAAAAGCGCGCTAGAAGAGCTGAAATCTACTGCTGAATTTAAACATAAGGTTAGTGCTGAAGTTATGACGCACCAAGCCATATGTAAGGTAACAGGCTTGCATGATGCTGTTCATCAGGGCATTGCACTATTTGTAGAAACCTTGTGTCAACCTTCAATTGATGAGCTGCTCAAGAGGGTGGATACTAAAAAAACTTCATGTGTTGTTATACTTGATCAGGTAACAGATCCAAATAATGTTGGTGCTATCATTAGAAGTGCGCTTGCTTTTAGTGTAGATGCGATAATTGCGCCACAAAATCAGGCTGCAAAAGAATCTTCAGCGCTGGTTAAAGCTTCTTCTGGTGCGTTTGAGAAAGTTTCTATGATTGATGTAGTCAATCTTGCGTCCGCAATAAAACAATTGAAATCTTCTGGATATTGGGTTATTGGGCTATCTGGCAATGCGAAGGAAGATCTAAGCAGTTTTCAAAAGTATTTTGACGGAAAGATTGCGATAGTGCTGGGCTCAGAAGGAAGTGGTATGAGGAGATTGACATCTGAGAACTGTGACCTGCTTGCTAAGATAACAATTAGTTCAGAGATGGAGAGTTTGAATATATCTTGTGCTGCAGCAATAGCGCTATATGAAATCTCAAGATTTGATACTGCTAATAAATAA
- a CDS encoding alpha/beta fold hydrolase, which produces MTDGVVILHGIFRTAFSMNGLAKFLVQSGFQVLNLNYPSTKYHIESLADITNKNIDAFNVKSMNKLHFVGYSMGGLVIRAYIKKYKPSNLGRVVMIGTPNQGSEVADFLKNYLLYKKLYGPAGQQLITDQRSFHNIFAKTNFELGIIAGNKSINPIASYLINKPNDGTVSVDSTKLDGMKEHITLPCNHFFFPYSRAMWRHVLSFIQYGNFEHLLRIKT; this is translated from the coding sequence ATGACTGATGGAGTTGTTATTTTACATGGTATTTTTCGCACTGCTTTTAGTATGAATGGATTAGCTAAATTCCTTGTACAATCTGGATTTCAAGTATTAAATTTAAATTATCCATCTACGAAATATCACATAGAATCATTAGCAGATATTACTAATAAAAATATTGACGCTTTTAATGTAAAGAGTATGAATAAACTACATTTTGTAGGATATTCGATGGGTGGATTAGTGATTAGAGCATATATTAAAAAATATAAGCCATCTAACTTAGGTCGAGTTGTAATGATAGGCACTCCAAATCAAGGTAGTGAAGTTGCAGATTTTTTAAAAAATTATTTATTGTATAAAAAATTATATGGTCCAGCAGGCCAACAACTAATCACTGACCAAAGGTCGTTTCATAATATTTTTGCAAAAACAAACTTTGAGCTTGGAATTATAGCAGGAAATAAATCAATCAATCCAATTGCATCATATCTAATTAATAAACCAAATGACGGAACCGTTTCTGTAGATAGCACTAAATTAGATGGCATGAAAGAGCACATCACCTTGCCATGCAACCATTTTTTCTTTCCATATAGCAGAGCAATGTGGAGACATGTATTATCTTTTATCCAATATGGAAATTTTGAGCACCTATTAAGAATCAAGACATAA
- the atpD gene encoding F0F1 ATP synthase subunit beta, with translation MLNQGSVIQVIGAVVDIKFVDFVPPILNALTCMIGDRKVVLEVAQHLGENVVRAIAMDSTDGLQRGVAVVDTGDMISVPVGRATLGRILNVIGEPVDGISDLNVQERRPIHRAAPSIEDQATASEVLVTGIKVIDLLAPYAKGGKIGLFGGAGVGKTVLIMELINNVAKAHGGFSVFAGVGERTREGNDLYHEMVDSKVIDLAKLENSKVALVYGQMNEPPGARARIALSGLTIAEHFRDAEGQDVLFFIDNIFRFTQAGSEVSALLGRIPSAVGYQPTLATEMGALQERITSTKKGSITSVQAIYVPADDLTDPAPAASFAHLDATTVLNRQIAELGIYPAVDPLDSSSQMMTPEIVGEEHYKVARDVQKILQTYKSLQDIIAILGMDELSEEDKLTVNRARKIQRFLSQPFQVAEVFTGTPGKLVSLEDTIHGFKGLVAGEYDNLPEAAFYMVGSIDEAVDKASKLQSEAKDA, from the coding sequence ATGCTAAATCAAGGTTCTGTAATTCAAGTAATAGGTGCGGTAGTAGATATTAAATTTGTTGATTTTGTACCTCCAATACTGAATGCATTAACTTGTATGATCGGTGATAGAAAAGTCGTTTTAGAAGTTGCGCAGCATTTGGGTGAAAATGTTGTTCGTGCTATAGCAATGGATAGTACTGATGGGTTGCAGAGAGGAGTTGCTGTAGTTGATACAGGTGATATGATTTCAGTTCCAGTTGGCAGAGCGACCTTGGGACGTATTTTAAATGTTATAGGTGAGCCAGTCGATGGAATTAGTGATCTGAACGTTCAGGAAAGAAGGCCTATACATAGAGCTGCACCAAGTATTGAAGATCAAGCAACTGCCTCTGAGGTCTTAGTTACGGGAATTAAAGTAATTGATTTGTTGGCGCCTTATGCAAAAGGTGGGAAAATAGGGTTATTTGGTGGTGCTGGTGTTGGAAAAACAGTTCTAATTATGGAGCTAATTAATAACGTAGCAAAGGCCCATGGTGGTTTTTCAGTTTTTGCTGGGGTAGGGGAGCGTACCAGAGAGGGCAATGATTTATATCATGAAATGGTGGATTCTAAGGTGATAGACTTAGCTAAGCTTGAAAATTCTAAAGTTGCTCTTGTTTATGGTCAGATGAATGAACCTCCTGGTGCAAGAGCGAGAATAGCGCTTTCTGGACTTACAATAGCTGAACATTTTCGAGATGCTGAGGGACAAGATGTTCTATTTTTTATAGATAACATATTTAGGTTTACACAGGCTGGTTCAGAAGTTTCAGCATTACTTGGAAGGATTCCTTCTGCTGTTGGTTATCAGCCTACACTCGCAACAGAAATGGGTGCTCTTCAGGAGCGTATAACATCTACTAAAAAGGGCTCAATTACTTCTGTTCAAGCTATATATGTCCCAGCGGACGACTTAACAGATCCTGCGCCTGCTGCGTCATTTGCACACCTGGATGCTACTACAGTACTGAACAGACAAATTGCAGAGCTTGGAATATATCCAGCAGTTGACCCGCTTGATAGTTCTTCTCAGATGATGACTCCAGAAATTGTAGGTGAAGAGCATTATAAAGTCGCAAGAGATGTTCAAAAGATTCTGCAAACCTATAAGTCACTGCAGGATATAATTGCAATTCTTGGTATGGACGAGTTGTCAGAAGAAGATAAATTGACTGTGAATAGAGCAAGAAAAATACAAAGATTTCTATCGCAACCATTCCAAGTTGCGGAAGTTTTTACAGGTACGCCAGGAAAGTTAGTTTCTCTTGAAGATACTATACACGGTTTTAAAGGTCTTGTTGCCGGAGAGTATGACAACCTTCCAGAAGCCGCATTTTACATGGTTGGCAGTATAGATGAGGCTGTTGATAAGGCAAGCAAATTACAATCTGAGGCAAAGGATGCGTGA